Proteins from a single region of Sneathiella aquimaris:
- a CDS encoding MarR family winged helix-turn-helix transcriptional regulator, whose product MTDVKSGTNPLFLREEELRQCAELLFFAYRDFTAGPDEILKDYNFGRAHHRVIHFVGSNPGITVSELLDILRITKQSLSRVLNALVEREFIHQKPGVTDRRQRLLYLTEEGKKLEQKISAVQQKQVAKAFREAGGDAVAGYRKVLEGLIDEDDREQALKRIQKK is encoded by the coding sequence ATGACTGACGTAAAATCTGGAACAAACCCTTTATTTTTGAGGGAAGAAGAACTCAGACAATGTGCAGAACTGCTTTTTTTCGCGTATCGCGACTTTACGGCAGGTCCTGATGAGATTCTTAAAGACTATAATTTTGGGCGAGCCCATCACCGCGTTATCCATTTCGTGGGCAGCAACCCCGGAATCACGGTATCCGAACTTCTGGATATCCTGCGTATCACCAAGCAAAGTCTAAGCAGGGTTTTGAACGCGCTTGTTGAAAGAGAGTTTATTCATCAAAAACCTGGGGTTACCGATCGACGTCAACGGCTTCTCTACCTGACGGAGGAAGGTAAAAAACTGGAACAGAAAATCAGTGCGGTTCAACAGAAACAGGTCGCCAAAGCATTTCGAGAGGCTGGAGGCGATGCGGTCGCCGGGTATCGGAAAGTCCTGGAAGGCCTGATTGATGAAGACGATCGCGAACAGGCACTGAAACGAATACAGAAAAAATAA
- the mobB gene encoding molybdopterin-guanine dinucleotide biosynthesis protein B, with protein MKIIGISGWSGNGKTTLLERLIPSLMSKGYSVSTLKHAHHHFDIDKPGKDSFRHREAGATEVLISSSNRWALMHENRDGQEADMVSLIAQMTPVDILLVEGFKSENFPKIEVWREESDAPPLHLNDDTVVAVATDSDTLKTDLPLLDLNDEAAVAEFIIQKFMTRA; from the coding sequence ATGAAAATAATTGGCATTTCCGGATGGAGTGGAAACGGTAAAACCACACTACTTGAACGACTGATCCCTTCTCTCATGTCAAAGGGCTATAGCGTCTCAACGCTCAAACATGCCCATCATCATTTTGACATCGATAAGCCGGGGAAAGACTCTTTTCGGCACAGGGAAGCCGGGGCAACGGAGGTTTTGATTTCGTCGTCAAACCGTTGGGCTCTCATGCATGAAAACCGGGATGGTCAGGAAGCCGACATGGTAAGCCTGATTGCCCAAATGACTCCTGTTGATATTTTGCTGGTTGAAGGCTTCAAATCTGAGAATTTTCCGAAAATCGAAGTCTGGAGAGAGGAAAGCGACGCGCCGCCTCTTCACCTGAATGATGATACCGTCGTTGCTGTTGCAACAGATAGTGACACGTTAAAAACGGATCTCCCTCTTCTGGATCTAAACGATGAGGCGGCCGTTGCAGAATTTATCATACAAAAATTCATGACAAGGGCCTGA
- the pgsA gene encoding CDP-diacylglycerol--glycerol-3-phosphate 3-phosphatidyltransferase produces MLFSLPNILTLSRIVVIPLLLAAFYLPGKASSWVPLVLFIAAGITDFFDGYFARRNRQTSNLGRFLDPVADKLLVAAVLLFLVGVDRIAGLALIPAVIILCREIMVSGLREYLAELRVGMPVSKLAKWKTASQILALCFLLGGPAVQEDFDALLTGEILLWIAGILTVWTGYDYLNLGLKHMIERDEDGQ; encoded by the coding sequence ATGTTGTTTAGTCTTCCCAACATTCTGACCTTATCCAGAATAGTTGTTATTCCGCTTTTACTTGCGGCCTTTTATCTTCCGGGTAAGGCATCAAGCTGGGTCCCGCTTGTCCTTTTTATTGCGGCAGGTATTACCGATTTCTTCGACGGCTATTTTGCACGCAGAAACCGCCAGACGTCCAACCTTGGTCGTTTTTTGGATCCGGTTGCCGACAAACTTCTTGTCGCTGCCGTTTTATTATTTCTTGTAGGGGTCGACCGTATTGCTGGTTTGGCCCTGATCCCCGCTGTGATTATTCTTTGCCGGGAGATTATGGTTTCTGGTTTGCGTGAATATCTGGCTGAACTGCGTGTGGGCATGCCTGTTAGCAAACTGGCCAAATGGAAAACGGCTTCTCAGATTTTGGCCCTGTGCTTTCTTTTAGGTGGACCCGCCGTGCAAGAGGATTTCGACGCCTTGCTGACCGGAGAAATTCTTTTATGGATTGCCGGTATTTTGACCGTTTGGACGGGGTATGATTATCTGAACCTTGGATTAAAACACATGATTGAACGTGACGAGGATGGTCAATGA
- the uvrC gene encoding excinuclease ABC subunit UvrC, whose protein sequence is MEESKLGNLESPFQRGAKVIQKFLKTLPSSPGVYRMIDADDQILYVGKAKNLKNRVTSYTKSNGQSSRILRMVSLTHAMEFVSTHTEVEALLLEANLIKKLKPRYNIILRDDKSFPYILITGDHEWPQITKHRGSRSRKGEYFGPFASAGAVNETLATFQRLFPLRSCTDSDFQSRTRPCLQYQIKRCSAPCVDRISHEDYDVVVAEARAFLSGKSHTIQQQLADKMQQASDNLDFEQAAVLRDRLKAMAHIQSKQTINLSNVDEVDVVAAHQEGGQTCVQIFFIRSGQNLGNRAHYPSHTKEATPADVISAFLSQFYDSRPAPKNIWVSHELEESSLLEEALSIAAEKKISISTPKRGEKKEMLDHAIFNAKGALSRKMAENASQKKHLQAVGELFEMPHPPKRIEVYDNSHISGTHQVGGMVVAGEEGFVKKAYRKFNIKNADLAPGDDYGMMREVLTRRFTRLQKEDPDKIGEGSGSREQWPDLVLIDGGQGQLSAALDVFKERQIKDVTLVGIAKGPDRNAGRERFFMEGKAPFSLPEKDPTLYFLQRLRDEVHHFAITTHRAKRSKAIGKSPLDEIPGIGGKRKKALLNRFGSAKGVEGAALADLEGVEGISSALAQSIFDFFHEER, encoded by the coding sequence ATGGAAGAATCAAAGCTTGGAAATCTCGAATCGCCGTTCCAAAGAGGCGCAAAGGTCATCCAGAAGTTTTTGAAGACACTCCCCTCGTCTCCCGGGGTGTACCGAATGATCGATGCCGATGATCAAATCCTGTATGTCGGCAAAGCCAAGAACCTCAAAAACCGGGTAACAAGCTATACAAAATCCAACGGTCAATCATCGCGCATTTTGCGCATGGTGTCTCTCACCCATGCCATGGAGTTTGTCTCCACCCATACAGAAGTGGAAGCCCTTCTCCTTGAAGCCAACCTGATCAAAAAACTAAAGCCGCGCTATAATATCATTTTGCGCGACGACAAATCGTTTCCCTATATCCTGATCACGGGCGATCACGAATGGCCCCAAATCACCAAGCATCGCGGAAGCCGGTCTCGCAAGGGCGAATATTTTGGACCGTTTGCGTCTGCAGGCGCGGTCAACGAAACACTGGCAACATTTCAACGCCTGTTCCCACTCAGATCCTGTACAGATTCTGACTTCCAGTCCCGGACGCGTCCCTGTCTGCAATATCAAATCAAAAGATGTTCCGCCCCGTGCGTTGATCGTATTTCACATGAAGACTATGACGTCGTCGTTGCCGAAGCCAGAGCCTTCCTTTCGGGCAAAAGCCATACCATTCAGCAACAACTTGCAGATAAAATGCAGCAGGCAAGTGACAATCTGGACTTCGAACAGGCCGCCGTACTTCGAGATCGCCTGAAGGCAATGGCGCATATCCAGTCCAAGCAAACCATAAATCTAAGCAATGTTGACGAAGTCGATGTTGTCGCGGCCCATCAGGAGGGTGGGCAAACCTGCGTTCAGATCTTTTTCATTCGTTCCGGACAGAATCTGGGCAACAGGGCGCATTATCCATCCCATACCAAAGAGGCCACACCCGCTGATGTTATCAGCGCCTTTTTGAGCCAGTTCTATGATAGCAGACCCGCGCCAAAAAATATTTGGGTGAGCCATGAGTTGGAGGAGAGCAGCCTGCTTGAGGAGGCGTTATCCATTGCGGCAGAAAAGAAAATTTCCATTTCAACACCGAAGCGGGGCGAGAAAAAGGAAATGCTGGATCATGCGATTTTCAATGCGAAAGGGGCTCTCTCCCGAAAAATGGCCGAAAACGCGTCTCAGAAAAAACACCTGCAGGCAGTTGGTGAGTTATTCGAAATGCCACATCCTCCCAAACGAATTGAGGTTTACGACAATAGCCACATTTCCGGCACCCATCAGGTGGGCGGCATGGTGGTTGCGGGCGAGGAAGGTTTTGTTAAAAAAGCCTATCGAAAATTCAACATTAAGAATGCTGATCTCGCGCCGGGTGACGATTATGGAATGATGCGTGAAGTCCTGACGCGACGCTTTACCCGTTTGCAAAAAGAAGATCCCGACAAAATTGGGGAAGGATCCGGCTCCCGTGAGCAATGGCCCGATCTCGTTTTAATCGACGGCGGTCAAGGGCAATTAAGCGCCGCACTGGATGTATTTAAAGAACGACAAATAAAAGACGTGACTTTGGTCGGCATTGCAAAAGGACCTGACCGAAATGCCGGGCGAGAACGGTTTTTCATGGAAGGAAAAGCCCCTTTCTCCCTACCTGAAAAGGACCCTACTCTATATTTTCTTCAACGTTTGCGTGACGAAGTACATCATTTTGCCATCACGACACATCGGGCAAAACGATCTAAGGCAATTGGTAAATCACCATTGGATGAAATTCCGGGGATCGGCGGCAAACGCAAAAAGGCTTTACTGAACAGATTTGGCTCTGCAAAGGGCGTCGAAGGGGCGGCCCTTGCCGACTTGGAAGGCGTCGAAGGGATATCCTCGGCACTGGCACAATCCATCTTTGATTTTTTCCATGAAGAAAGATGA
- a CDS encoding branched-chain amino acid aminotransferase has product MDTTSFAERDGFIWFNGELVDWRDANVHVLTHGLHYASSVFEGERVYDGEIFKLTEHSERLIKSANILGFDLGLTVDEINQACLDTMHANNIVDGYLRPVAWRGSEMMGVSAQQNKINFAVAAWVWPSYFDPEARMKGIRLQISDWRRPSPDTIPTQSKAAGLYMICTLSKHKAESDGFDDAVMLDYRGRIAEATGANIFFTKDGVLHTPTPDCFLDGITRRTVIDLAKARGIEVVERIIMPEEMADFEECFLTGTAAEVTPVGAINDYKFTPGTICQTLIEDYENCVRRKVPA; this is encoded by the coding sequence ATGGATACCACCTCCTTTGCCGAACGGGACGGCTTTATCTGGTTTAACGGAGAATTGGTCGATTGGCGAGATGCCAATGTCCACGTCCTCACTCATGGACTGCATTATGCCAGTAGTGTGTTTGAAGGGGAACGGGTCTATGACGGTGAAATTTTTAAATTAACTGAACATAGCGAACGCTTGATCAAATCTGCAAATATTCTGGGTTTTGATCTTGGCTTGACGGTTGATGAAATTAATCAGGCCTGCCTTGATACAATGCACGCCAATAACATTGTGGACGGATACTTGCGGCCTGTTGCATGGCGCGGATCTGAAATGATGGGTGTTTCGGCACAGCAGAATAAAATCAACTTTGCTGTCGCGGCGTGGGTATGGCCTAGCTATTTTGATCCGGAAGCGCGGATGAAAGGGATCCGTCTGCAGATTTCTGATTGGCGCAGGCCGTCACCAGATACCATTCCAACACAGTCCAAGGCGGCGGGTCTTTACATGATCTGTACATTGAGCAAGCATAAAGCAGAATCTGACGGATTTGATGATGCGGTGATGCTGGATTATCGGGGTCGCATTGCAGAGGCAACCGGCGCAAATATTTTCTTCACCAAAGATGGTGTTTTGCATACCCCTACACCTGATTGTTTTCTAGATGGGATTACTCGGCGCACCGTGATTGATCTTGCGAAAGCAAGGGGGATTGAAGTCGTCGAACGGATCATCATGCCTGAAGAAATGGCTGATTTTGAAGAATGTTTCTTGACCGGCACGGCCGCGGAAGTAACCCCCGTTGGGGCAATCAATGATTATAAATTCACACCGGGTACAATTTGTCAGACCTTGATCGAAGACTACGAAAACTGTGTTCGTCGAAAAGTGCCCGCATAA
- a CDS encoding SEL1-like repeat protein, producing MKRVGFVVGLALLTAGQAWADFQSGLDAYNKNNFSLAVELWSNEASQGDLNSQYNLGLLFEKGVEGFPKDLSAAYGWYRLAAAQGAPQAEQAISRIKPIMTAGQIDAGNEQAIQIFGKWFRKNIGRSEAEYQAAKAKLEADRKAQLEVERKASAARAQRQRDLAEQRKADAQLADQLERESRQAAIKAAQEKAEETKRRALIEQRRREEEERLAALQAEQDKQRQMNDARARLAELQAKSNGGAVVVPQASPTQPVAGQSSATVAAAQPTVQTSPAATTARSQPVAKAAPTPAIEAAPSQSLASKTNAASDTTMSAPVQTQPVVKTPTVATQSTQAPTIKNIPAKAPAVKAATPTQATLTQATKVPAAKTTASKQASVVAKAASPKVSVPVLTNGLDAAVITEIVAAANRVPLDTPAAKAEISKGRTDIEALKWSLISAARGKGSAKKMNAILVQSMSPVQIAEANRLAAEWISKRQKRQ from the coding sequence ATGAAGCGAGTTGGATTTGTTGTAGGGTTAGCTCTTCTCACAGCTGGACAGGCATGGGCGGATTTTCAGTCAGGTTTGGACGCTTATAACAAAAACAATTTTTCTCTGGCTGTAGAACTCTGGTCCAATGAGGCGTCTCAAGGCGATCTCAATTCACAATATAATTTGGGACTGCTGTTTGAAAAAGGTGTTGAGGGTTTTCCTAAGGACCTAAGTGCAGCCTATGGCTGGTACCGTCTGGCCGCCGCTCAAGGAGCGCCGCAAGCAGAACAAGCCATTTCCCGGATCAAACCGATTATGACCGCCGGTCAAATCGATGCAGGTAACGAACAGGCAATACAGATCTTCGGCAAATGGTTCCGGAAAAATATTGGTCGGAGTGAGGCCGAGTATCAGGCCGCTAAAGCGAAACTGGAAGCGGACCGAAAAGCCCAGTTGGAGGTCGAGCGTAAAGCCTCGGCTGCACGGGCACAGCGCCAGAGAGATTTAGCAGAACAACGTAAAGCAGATGCACAACTGGCGGACCAGTTAGAGCGCGAAAGCAGGCAGGCCGCAATTAAAGCTGCGCAGGAAAAGGCAGAAGAAACCAAAAGACGCGCCTTGATTGAGCAGCGCCGCCGTGAAGAAGAGGAACGCCTTGCGGCGTTGCAGGCTGAACAGGATAAGCAGCGTCAAATGAACGACGCGCGTGCACGCCTTGCCGAGTTACAGGCAAAAAGCAATGGGGGCGCGGTTGTTGTCCCTCAGGCTTCCCCCACCCAGCCTGTTGCAGGCCAGTCTTCAGCCACAGTGGCCGCCGCCCAGCCAACGGTTCAAACCAGTCCTGCCGCTACAACGGCGCGTAGCCAGCCTGTCGCCAAAGCGGCCCCGACACCAGCTATTGAAGCTGCACCGAGCCAGAGCCTTGCGAGTAAAACAAACGCCGCCTCGGACACAACTATGTCCGCGCCGGTGCAAACGCAACCCGTTGTAAAGACGCCAACCGTTGCCACGCAATCCACACAAGCACCAACTATAAAGAATATTCCTGCTAAGGCCCCCGCAGTAAAAGCAGCAACGCCGACACAGGCAACGCTGACACAGGCAACGAAAGTTCCTGCCGCGAAGACGACTGCATCGAAACAGGCTTCTGTGGTCGCCAAGGCGGCCTCGCCGAAAGTTTCTGTACCCGTTCTTACAAATGGATTAGATGCGGCGGTGATTACCGAGATTGTTGCCGCTGCAAACCGGGTTCCGCTTGATACACCGGCAGCGAAAGCCGAAATTTCCAAGGGCCGGACTGATATTGAGGCCCTTAAATGGTCTTTGATTTCTGCCGCTCGCGGCAAGGGAAGTGCAAAAAAGATGAACGCTATTCTTGTTCAAAGCATGAGCCCGGTGCAGATAGCAGAAGCCAATCGTTTGGCAGCGGAGTGGATTAGCAAGCGTCAAAAACGGCAATAA
- a CDS encoding molybdenum cofactor biosynthesis protein MoaE, whose product MVIVQHDIFDTGEILRKAVENRTDIGAVVTFTGLVRDFNEGAAVRTLTLEHYPGMTERELEKIETEARSRWDLQECILVHRYGKMELAEPIVLVLTASKHRQDAFDAAQFLMDWLKTKAPFWKLEAGEDGTEDWVSERQSDHTAADRWK is encoded by the coding sequence ATGGTCATTGTCCAACATGATATTTTTGATACCGGAGAAATTCTAAGAAAAGCGGTAGAAAATAGAACCGATATTGGGGCTGTTGTGACATTTACCGGTCTGGTGCGTGATTTTAATGAAGGGGCGGCCGTTCGCACGCTCACTCTGGAACACTATCCGGGAATGACGGAACGAGAATTAGAGAAGATCGAGACCGAAGCACGCAGTCGCTGGGATCTTCAGGAATGCATCCTTGTCCACCGCTATGGAAAAATGGAGCTTGCCGAACCCATCGTTCTTGTCCTGACAGCCTCCAAACACCGTCAGGATGCTTTTGATGCCGCACAGTTCCTAATGGATTGGCTTAAAACGAAGGCGCCGTTTTGGAAACTTGAAGCCGGCGAAGATGGAACAGAAGACTGGGTCAGCGAACGACAAAGTGATCATACAGCAGCCGACCGCTGGAAGTAA
- the moeA gene encoding molybdopterin molybdotransferase MoeA, translating into MPRLPNDCFANSADMISVDQAREQIAKVANTCADIEQVSIDKAGFRILGEDIIANMDVPPAGNSAVDGYAFSFASYQDSKTLVCVGRSAAGAPFSGSVQKGECIQIFTGALLPAGCNTIAMVEDVTVHGQKVFFPEGLKDGANHRKAGEDLKKGSLILKAGTRLRPQELGQLASIGKCEIPVYTKLKVGLFSTGDELCNPGDAHKPGSIFDTNRFMIRTLLENYGCCIQDYGILEDKLATVKDALAKAADECDLILTSGGVSMGDEDHVKAAVEATGNLHFWRIAIKPGRPLAMGQVKSAAFVGLPGNPVAALVCALQFVRPLITGLSGLNMKDAALPVFGKSSFLMDKKPGRTEWLRGRYRINEQNEPVIDKYSQDGSGIISSLTWANGLIELGEDVNRVEPGNMIRFYPFTELFK; encoded by the coding sequence ATGCCTCGCCTGCCCAATGACTGCTTTGCAAACTCAGCTGATATGATCTCTGTAGATCAGGCGCGGGAACAGATTGCCAAGGTCGCAAATACATGCGCTGACATTGAACAAGTTTCGATCGACAAGGCGGGTTTCAGAATTCTGGGCGAAGACATCATCGCAAATATGGATGTCCCACCAGCAGGGAATTCAGCAGTTGACGGCTATGCATTTTCATTTGCCAGTTACCAAGACAGCAAAACCCTGGTGTGTGTTGGAAGAAGCGCCGCTGGCGCTCCCTTCTCGGGTTCTGTTCAAAAAGGGGAATGTATCCAGATTTTTACGGGTGCCCTGCTACCTGCTGGATGCAATACGATTGCGATGGTCGAGGATGTAACCGTTCACGGCCAAAAGGTCTTCTTCCCTGAAGGCTTGAAAGACGGGGCGAACCACAGAAAAGCAGGGGAAGACCTTAAAAAAGGGAGCCTGATACTCAAGGCCGGCACACGTTTGAGGCCACAGGAACTGGGTCAGCTGGCCTCGATCGGGAAATGCGAAATACCGGTTTACACAAAATTGAAGGTTGGCCTTTTTTCAACAGGCGACGAATTGTGCAATCCAGGCGATGCTCATAAGCCCGGCTCTATTTTTGACACAAACCGCTTCATGATCCGAACCCTCCTCGAGAATTACGGTTGCTGTATTCAGGATTACGGCATACTGGAAGACAAACTTGCCACGGTCAAAGACGCGCTTGCCAAAGCTGCGGATGAGTGTGATTTAATTCTGACGTCGGGCGGCGTCTCGATGGGTGACGAAGATCACGTCAAGGCCGCCGTAGAAGCGACGGGCAATCTCCACTTTTGGCGGATTGCCATAAAACCCGGACGCCCTCTTGCCATGGGTCAGGTCAAAAGCGCGGCCTTTGTGGGCCTCCCGGGAAATCCCGTAGCAGCCCTCGTCTGTGCCCTGCAATTTGTTCGCCCCCTTATCACAGGCCTCTCGGGACTGAACATGAAGGATGCGGCATTACCGGTATTTGGCAAAAGCAGCTTTCTTATGGATAAAAAGCCCGGACGGACAGAATGGTTGCGGGGACGCTACCGGATAAACGAACAGAACGAACCTGTTATTGACAAATATTCCCAAGATGGATCCGGTATCATTTCGTCTCTAACATGGGCCAACGGCTTGATCGAACTTGGAGAAGATGTGAACAGGGTGGAGCCTGGCAATATGATACGCTTCTATCCGTTTACGGAGTTATTTAAATGA
- the moaD gene encoding molybdopterin converting factor subunit 1: protein MKILYFAWLRSKLGMAEETITLPSDVTTLYQLVDHLKSRGPAFAEVFDDLDVIRIAVDQEYVTTDIPLADASEIAFFPPVTGG, encoded by the coding sequence ATGAAAATTTTGTATTTTGCATGGCTTAGAAGCAAACTTGGTATGGCTGAGGAAACCATCACTCTGCCCTCTGACGTCACGACACTTTATCAACTGGTCGATCACCTGAAATCGCGCGGTCCCGCTTTTGCCGAAGTCTTTGATGATCTGGATGTCATTCGCATCGCTGTTGATCAGGAATATGTGACAACGGATATTCCTTTGGCAGATGCTTCTGAAATCGCGTTCTTTCCCCCCGTTACAGGAGGATAG
- the folB gene encoding dihydroneopterin aldolase yields the protein MTQIEPSKISALPRVEPAERTHQIFIRDYLIDMQIGVYEHEQGITQPVRLNVDLTVTDHLGPMNDDYHNVVCYETLAKAIHAYALKEHINLVETLAEGVADICLEHQRVINAKVKVEKLTAVANTASVGIEINRSKHLNR from the coding sequence ATGACCCAGATTGAACCCAGTAAAATCAGTGCCCTTCCGCGAGTAGAACCAGCAGAAAGAACACACCAGATATTCATCCGTGACTACCTGATCGACATGCAAATTGGTGTTTACGAACATGAGCAGGGTATAACCCAACCAGTCCGACTGAATGTGGACCTCACCGTGACCGACCATTTGGGCCCGATGAACGATGACTATCACAATGTTGTCTGCTACGAGACGCTGGCAAAAGCCATCCATGCCTATGCCTTGAAAGAACATATCAACCTGGTTGAGACACTTGCTGAAGGCGTTGCAGACATCTGCCTTGAACATCAGCGTGTCATTAATGCCAAGGTCAAAGTCGAAAAACTGACGGCAGTTGCAAACACGGCCAGCGTCGGCATCGAAATTAACCGGTCAAAGCACCTAAATCGCTGA
- a CDS encoding calcium/sodium antiporter produces the protein MMYLQVAAGLVILLICGELLVRGAVALAEQFGISKLIIGFTIVAFGTSAPELVVCINAALEGAPGIAFGNVVGSNIANVLLVLGVPALIYPLACDNQSAMRDSIIMIGGSILFAILAWTGFIGFWQGAILVAALAFVIFLAYRRAKETGEDSADDALEEYEENMPKSKWMSFLFIFIGLIGLVAGSRLLVDGAVMIATAAGVSEEIIGLTLVALGTSLPELATSLIAAFRRHGDVAIGNVLGSNLFNITGIIGATAIIKPMEAPSQILHFDLNIMLLTSASLIFIFWTRKPVGRVLGAVFCIAYLAYISAQFLGMSGVHSVAMMS, from the coding sequence ATGATGTATCTCCAAGTAGCGGCTGGATTGGTCATTTTGCTCATTTGTGGTGAACTTCTTGTACGGGGTGCTGTTGCCCTTGCAGAACAATTTGGCATTTCCAAGCTCATTATTGGTTTTACAATTGTCGCCTTTGGCACATCCGCGCCTGAACTGGTTGTCTGTATTAATGCAGCGCTGGAAGGGGCGCCCGGCATCGCCTTTGGTAACGTTGTCGGAAGCAATATCGCCAACGTTCTGTTGGTCCTTGGCGTTCCTGCCCTCATCTACCCTTTGGCCTGCGACAACCAATCCGCGATGCGCGACAGCATCATAATGATCGGCGGATCAATCTTGTTCGCAATACTTGCGTGGACCGGCTTTATCGGATTCTGGCAAGGCGCCATATTGGTCGCGGCGCTGGCGTTCGTCATTTTTCTTGCCTATCGCAGAGCCAAGGAGACAGGCGAAGACAGCGCGGATGACGCGCTTGAAGAATACGAAGAGAACATGCCGAAAAGCAAATGGATGAGCTTTCTGTTCATCTTCATCGGTTTGATTGGTTTGGTTGCGGGCTCCCGCTTGCTCGTCGATGGTGCCGTTATGATCGCAACCGCGGCAGGTGTTTCAGAAGAAATTATCGGCCTGACACTTGTTGCTTTGGGAACGTCCCTACCCGAACTGGCAACATCCCTGATAGCAGCTTTTCGCCGGCATGGAGATGTGGCTATCGGAAATGTTCTTGGCTCTAACCTGTTTAATATCACAGGCATCATCGGTGCCACGGCGATCATCAAGCCCATGGAAGCCCCGTCTCAGATCCTCCATTTTGACCTCAACATCATGCTTCTCACTTCGGCAAGCCTGATCTTCATCTTCTGGACACGAAAACCTGTCGGTCGGGTCCTCGGAGCTGTTTTCTGCATCGCGTATCTTGCCTACATTTCAGCTCAGTTTCTGGGGATGTCGGGTGTTCATTCTGTCGCGATGATGTCATAA
- a CDS encoding SDR family oxidoreductase translates to MEKNVLITGSSQRIGRAIAIRLAKAGWNIALHYHRSEAQAADLVRTIEDLGQKAIPIQGDLTSFDAPQFIMGMANEQLGPITALVNNASLFEHDDLATITESSYHAHLAVNLTAPVLLTKAFAAQIKDGTGNIVNIIDQRVQNLRPGFLSYTLAKSALWTLTQTSAMELAPTIRVNAIGPGPTLANKRQSAAKFKQQCEAVPLEYGPTPDEIADGVLFLVNSPSITGDIIMMDGGQHLPTSRAEED, encoded by the coding sequence ATGGAAAAAAATGTTCTTATAACGGGAAGCAGTCAACGTATCGGACGCGCTATTGCAATCCGCCTCGCTAAAGCCGGTTGGAATATTGCCCTTCATTACCATCGTTCAGAAGCCCAGGCCGCCGATCTCGTTCGGACAATTGAAGATCTTGGCCAGAAAGCCATCCCGATCCAGGGGGATTTAACCTCCTTCGATGCACCACAATTCATCATGGGCATGGCAAACGAACAGCTTGGGCCCATTACAGCATTGGTCAATAACGCCTCGCTGTTTGAACATGATGACTTGGCGACGATCACAGAAAGCAGTTACCATGCCCATCTGGCAGTCAACCTAACCGCACCGGTCCTTTTAACAAAAGCCTTTGCCGCGCAGATAAAAGACGGCACAGGGAATATTGTTAACATCATTGACCAGCGCGTACAGAATTTGAGACCGGGCTTTTTATCCTATACATTGGCTAAATCTGCGTTATGGACACTCACGCAAACCTCCGCGATGGAACTTGCGCCCACAATACGGGTTAATGCCATTGGGCCGGGGCCGACACTGGCTAATAAAAGACAGTCAGCGGCGAAATTTAAACAGCAGTGCGAAGCTGTCCCGCTAGAGTATGGTCCCACACCAGACGAAATCGCCGATGGGGTCTTGTTTTTAGTGAACAGCCCGTCCATTACTGGCGATATTATTATGATGGATGGCGGGCAACATCTGCCCACCTCCCGCGCGGAAGAGGATTAG